Proteins found in one Acomys russatus chromosome 31, mAcoRus1.1, whole genome shotgun sequence genomic segment:
- the Hsp90b1 gene encoding endoplasmin produces the protein MRVLWVLGLCCVLLTFGFVRADDEVDVDGTVEEDLGKSREGSRTDDEVVQREEEAIQLDGLNASQIRELREKSEKFAFQAEVNRMMKLIINSLYKNKEIFLRELISNASDALDKIRLISLTDENALAGNEELTVKIKCDKEKNLLHVTDTGVGMTREELVKNLGTIAKSGTSEFLNKMTEAQEDGQSTSELIGQFGVGFYSAFLVADKVIVTSKHNNDTQHIWESDSNEFSVIADPRGNTLGRGTTITLVLKEEASDYLELDTIKNLVRKYSQFINFPIYVWSSKTETVEEPLEEDEAAKEEKGESDDEAAVEEEEEEKKPKTKKVEKTVWDWELMNDIKPIWQRPSKEVEEDEYKAFYKSFSKESDDPMAYIHFTAEGEVTFKSILFVPTSAPRGLFDEYGSKKSDYIKLYVRRVFITDDFHDMMPKYLNFVKGVVDSDDLPLNVSRETLQQHKLLKVIRKKLVRKTLDMIKKIADEKYNDTFWKEFGTNIKLGVIEDHSNRTRLAKLLRFQSSHHSTDITSLDQYVERMKEKQDKIYFMAGSSRKEAESSPFVERLLKKGYEVIYLTEPVDEYCIQALPEFDGKRFQNVAKEGVKFDESEKTKESREATEKEFEPLLSWMKDKALKDKIEKAVVSQRLTESPCALVASQYGWSGNMERIMKAQAYQTGKDISTNYYASQKKTFEINPRHPLIRDMLRRVKEDEDDKTVLDLAVVLFETATLRSGYLLPDTKAYGDRIERMLRLSLNIDPEAQVEEEPEEPEDTTEDTTEDTEQDDEEEVDAGTEEEEQETAKESTAEKDEL, from the exons ATGAgggtcctgtgggtgctgggtctcTGCTGCGTCCTACTGACCTTCG GGTTTGTCCGAGCTGACGATGAAGTCGATGTGGATGGCACAGTAGAAGAAGACCTGGGTAAGAGCCGAGAAGGCTCCAGGACAGACGATGAAGTTGTGCAGAG AGAGGAAGAGGCTATTCAGTTGGATGGGTTAAATGCATCACAGATaagagaacttagagaaaaaTCTGAGAAGTTTGCCTTCCAAGCTGAAGTTAACAGGATGATGAAACTTATCATCAACTctctgtataaaaataaagag ATTTTCCTGAGAGAACTGATTTCAAATGCTTCTGACGCTCTTGACAAGATAAGGCTCATCTCACTAACTGATGAAAACGCACTTGCTGGAAATGAAGagttgacagtcaagattaaG TGTGACAAAGAGAAAAACTTGCTGCATGTCACAGACACTGGTGTAGGAATGACCAGAGAGGAGCTGGTGAAAAACCTTGGTACCATAGCCAAATCTGGAACCAGcgagtttttaaacaaaatgacaGAGGCACAAGAAGATGGTCAGTCAACCTCTGAACTGATTGGCCAGTTTGGTGTCGGTTTTTATTCTGCCTTCCTTGTAGCAGATAAGGTCATTGTCACATCAAAACACAACAATGACACCCAGCACATCTGGGAATCAGACTCCAATGAATTCTCTGTAATTGCTGACCCAAGAGGAAACACACTTGGCCGTGGGACCACAATTAC TCTTGTCTTAAAAGAAGAGGCATCTGATTACCTTGAATTGGATACAATTAAGAACCTGGTCAGAAAATACTCTCAGTTCATCAACTTCCCCATCTACGTGTGGAGCAGCAAG ACTGAGACTGTGGAGGAGCCCCTGGAGGAAGATGAAGcagcaaaagaagagaaaggagaatctGATGATGAAGCAGccgtagaagaggaggaggaagaaaagaaaccaaaaactaagAAA GTTGAAAAAACTGTGTGGGATTGGGAACTTATGAATGATATCAAACCAATATGGCAGAGACCATCCAAAGAAGTGGAAGAGGATGAATACAAAGCTTTCTACAAGTCATTCTCAAAG GAAAGTGATGACCCCATGGCTTATATCCACTTTACTGCAGAAGGGGAAGTTACCTTCAAGTCCATTTTGTTTGTGCCCACATCTGCTCCTCGTGGTCTGtttgatgaatatggatctaagAAAAGCGATTATATTAAG CTGTATGTGCGCCGAGTCTTCATCACAGATGACTTCCATGATATGATGCCCAAGTACCTTAATTTTGTCAAAGGTGTG GTGGACTCAGATGATCTCCCTCTCAATGTTTCCCGTGAGACTCTTCAGCAACATAAACTGCTCAAG GTGATTCGGAAGAAGCTTGTCCGTAAAACTCTGGACATGATCAAGAAGATTGCTGATGAGAAATACAATGATACTTTCTGGAAAGAATTTGGCACCAACATCAAGCTTGGTGTGATTGAAGACCACTCAAATCGAACACGGCTTGCTAAGCTGCTTAGGTTCCAGTCTTCTCACCATTCAACTGACATTACTAGTTTAGACCAGTACgtggaaagaatgaaggaaaaacagGACAAAATCTATTTCATGGCTGGATCAAGCAGGAAAGAG GCGGAATCCTCGCCGTTTGTCGAGAGGCTCCTGAAGAAAGGCTATGAGGTCATCTACCTCACGGAGCCTGTGGACGAGTACTGCATTCAGGCCCTGCCCGAGTTTGATGGGAAGAGGTTCCAGAATGTTGCCAAGGAGGGAGTGAAATTTGATGAGAGCGAGAAGACAAAGGAGAGTCGGGAAGCCACAGAGAAGGAGTTCGAGCCTCTGCTCAGCTGGATGAAGGACAAGGCCCTGAAGGACAAG ATTGAAAAGGCTGTGGTATCACAGCGCCTCACAGAGTCTCCCTGCGCCCTTGTGGCCAGCCAGTATGGGTGGTCTGGCAACATGGAGAGGATCATGAAGGCACAAGCATACCAAACGGGCAAGGACATCTCTACAAA TTACTATGCTagtcagaagaaaacatttgagATTAACCCTAGACACCCGCTCATCAGAGACATGCTTCGACGGGTTAAG GAAGATGAAGATGACAAGACTGTCTTGGATCTTGCAGtagttttgtttgaaacagcCACACTTCGGTCGGGTTATCTTCTACCTGACACCAAGGCATATGGAGACAGAATAGAACGAATGCTCCGCCTCAGTTTGAATATTGACCCTGAAGCACAG GTAGAAGAAGAGCCAGAAGAGCCTGAAGACACAACGGAGGACACAACAGAGGACACAGAGCAAGATGATGAGGAAGAGGTGGACGCAGGGAcggaagaggaagaacaggaaacagCAAAG GAATCTACAGCAGAAAAAGATGAACTGTAA